A window of Rhabdothermincola salaria contains these coding sequences:
- the ruvB gene encoding Holliday junction branch migration DNA helicase RuvB produces the protein MRDELLSPDPSPDDVEIEDPLTPAATLIGEEGGLRPRRLDEFVGQRELKEHLDIVLEAARRRAQAVDHLLFAGPPGLGKTTLAGIVAAELGVGLHVTSGPALDRAGDLAAILTRLGEGDVLFIDEIHRLSRTVEEVMYPAMEDYQLDIVLGKGPAARSIRLDLPRFTLIGATTRTGLITGPLRDRFGLVARLDYYDAGELEDIVIRAAGILGLEIDDDGAAEIAGRARGTPRIANRLLRRVRDFAEVRSHGRIDRHTAREGLSLFGVDDLGLDKVDRAVLTNLCQKFGGGPVGLGTLAISVGEAEETVEDVYEPFLIQQGLLMRTPRGRVATPAAWAHVGLIAPPSAPLMAADPPPDLFSP, from the coding sequence ATGCGCGACGAGCTGCTCTCCCCCGACCCGTCACCCGACGACGTCGAGATCGAGGACCCCCTCACCCCGGCGGCCACCCTCATCGGCGAGGAAGGGGGCCTGCGGCCCCGCCGCCTCGACGAGTTCGTCGGTCAGCGCGAGCTCAAGGAGCACCTCGACATCGTCCTCGAGGCCGCCCGCCGCCGGGCCCAGGCCGTCGACCACCTCCTCTTCGCCGGACCTCCGGGGCTGGGCAAGACCACCCTCGCCGGCATCGTGGCCGCCGAGCTCGGTGTGGGCCTGCACGTCACGTCGGGCCCCGCGCTCGACCGGGCCGGCGACCTCGCCGCCATCCTCACCCGTCTGGGCGAGGGCGACGTGCTCTTCATCGACGAGATCCACCGCCTCAGCCGCACGGTCGAGGAGGTCATGTACCCGGCCATGGAGGACTACCAGCTCGACATCGTGCTGGGGAAGGGCCCCGCCGCCCGGTCCATCCGCCTCGACCTGCCCCGCTTCACCCTCATCGGGGCCACCACCCGCACCGGCCTCATCACCGGCCCGCTGCGCGACCGCTTCGGGCTCGTCGCCCGGCTCGACTACTACGACGCCGGCGAGCTCGAGGACATCGTGATCCGTGCCGCCGGCATCCTCGGCCTCGAGATCGACGACGACGGCGCGGCCGAGATCGCCGGGCGGGCCCGGGGCACGCCCCGCATCGCCAACCGGCTCCTGCGCCGGGTGCGCGACTTCGCCGAGGTGCGCAGCCACGGGCGCATCGACCGCCACACCGCCCGCGAGGGCCTCTCGTTGTTCGGCGTCGACGACCTCGGCCTCGACAAGGTCGACCGGGCCGTGCTCACCAACCTGTGCCAGAAGTTCGGGGGCGGCCCGGTGGGGCTGGGCACGCTGGCCATCAGCGTGGGCGAGGCCGAGGAGACGGTCGAGGACGTCTACGAGCCGTTCCTCATCCAACAGGGCCTGCTGATGCGCACCCCCCGGGGTCGGGTGGCCACGCCGGCGGCCTGGGCCCACGTGGGCCTCATCGCGCCGCCCTCGGCGCCGCTGATGGCAGCCGACCCCCCACCGGACCTCTTCTCGCCCTGA
- a CDS encoding YoaK family protein — MRWRPPYLSGLFGISAICGIIDAACFIAMGGVFAELMTGNMVLLGFRLGTGEDFGNGTPARYLAALAFFALGALLGGHVMRGPRVFTERRFGFFVELAILVVATVVAVVTDPGQTGWDRDVVVALLCVAMGLQNTLLRTHGVPDLATNVMTLTFTALVSDSALARGHNERWRRRGGSIALFIVGATVGAWLTRYGAWPPLVLATALFAAVLWPLLASDPPPRTPASPPGPRPGEVPGAPSTPGPPHPA, encoded by the coding sequence GTGCGCTGGCGGCCGCCGTACCTCTCGGGCCTCTTCGGCATCTCGGCCATCTGCGGCATCATCGACGCGGCCTGCTTCATCGCCATGGGCGGGGTGTTCGCCGAGCTCATGACCGGCAACATGGTGCTGCTCGGCTTCCGCCTGGGTACCGGCGAGGACTTCGGCAACGGCACGCCGGCGCGGTACCTGGCCGCGCTGGCCTTCTTCGCCCTGGGTGCCCTTCTCGGCGGGCACGTGATGCGGGGGCCGCGGGTCTTCACCGAGCGGCGGTTCGGGTTCTTCGTGGAGCTGGCGATCCTGGTGGTGGCCACCGTCGTGGCCGTGGTCACCGACCCGGGCCAGACCGGGTGGGATCGCGACGTCGTGGTCGCCCTGCTGTGCGTGGCCATGGGGCTGCAGAACACCTTGCTGCGCACCCACGGGGTGCCCGACCTCGCCACCAACGTGATGACGCTCACCTTCACCGCCCTCGTGTCGGACTCGGCGCTCGCCCGGGGCCACAACGAACGCTGGCGGCGGCGGGGTGGGTCCATCGCCTTGTTCATCGTCGGGGCCACCGTCGGCGCCTGGCTCACCCGGTACGGGGCCTGGCCTCCTCTCGTGCTGGCCACGGCCCTGTTCGCGGCGGTCCTCTGGCCCCTGTTGGCCTCCGACCCTCCGCCGCGCACCCCGGCCTCCCCGCCCGGCCCCCGTCCCGGTGAGGTCCCGGGCGCCCCCAGCACCCCCGGGCCCCCACACCCCGCCTGA
- the queA gene encoding tRNA preQ1(34) S-adenosylmethionine ribosyltransferase-isomerase QueA produces the protein METAAFDYDLPEAAIAQEPLARRDAARLLVDRGPGRTPEHRQVADLAELLDPGDLLVVNTTRVLPARLALVKPTGGAAEVLLLERLGGPTDGSAAGGDGGGGGSRWEALVRPSRRVAPGSVLHPPDGDDELEVEVGEDLGEGRRIVELRTVGDELDVLARHGAMPLPPYITAPLAEAERYQTVYAERPASAAAPTAGLHLTPELLERIADKGVGRADVELVVGLGTFRPIAVDDVRDHVMHAEHYRVPAATMEACTATRAAGGRVVAVGTTAVRALESAAATGALVGRTDLFIHRPYPWRVVDRLLTNFHLPRSSLLVMIDAFVGPRWRDLYATALADGYRFLSFGDAMLLDRSEGPRP, from the coding sequence GTGGAGACGGCCGCCTTCGACTACGACCTGCCCGAGGCGGCCATCGCCCAGGAGCCCCTGGCCCGGCGTGACGCGGCCCGGCTCCTGGTCGACCGCGGACCGGGCCGCACCCCCGAGCACCGCCAGGTCGCCGACCTCGCCGAACTCCTCGACCCGGGCGACCTGCTCGTGGTGAACACCACCCGGGTGCTCCCCGCCCGGCTGGCCCTGGTCAAACCCACCGGCGGTGCCGCCGAGGTGCTGTTGCTCGAACGCCTCGGCGGGCCCACCGACGGGTCTGCCGCCGGTGGCGACGGTGGGGGAGGGGGGTCGCGCTGGGAGGCGTTGGTGCGGCCCAGCCGACGCGTCGCCCCTGGTTCGGTGCTCCACCCGCCCGACGGCGACGACGAGCTCGAGGTGGAGGTGGGGGAGGACCTCGGCGAGGGACGCCGGATCGTGGAGCTGCGCACCGTGGGCGACGAGCTCGATGTGCTGGCCCGCCACGGCGCCATGCCTCTGCCGCCCTACATCACCGCTCCGCTGGCCGAGGCCGAGCGCTATCAGACCGTCTACGCCGAACGTCCGGCGTCGGCGGCCGCCCCGACCGCGGGCCTGCACCTCACCCCCGAGCTGCTCGAGCGCATTGCCGACAAGGGGGTCGGTCGGGCCGACGTCGAGTTGGTGGTGGGGCTGGGCACCTTCCGGCCCATCGCCGTCGACGACGTGCGCGACCACGTCATGCACGCCGAGCACTACCGGGTCCCGGCCGCCACCATGGAGGCCTGCACCGCCACCCGGGCTGCGGGCGGGCGGGTGGTGGCCGTGGGCACCACGGCGGTGCGGGCCCTGGAGAGCGCGGCGGCCACCGGCGCGCTCGTCGGCCGCACCGACCTCTTCATCCACCGGCCCTACCCGTGGCGGGTGGTCGACCGACTGCTCACCAACTTCCACCTGCCCCGCTCGTCGCTGCTGGTGATGATCGACGCCTTCGTCGGCCCCCGCTGGCGCGACCTGTACGCCACCGCCCTGGCGGACGGCTACCGGTTCCTCTCCTTCGGCGATGCCATGCTCCTCGACCGCTCGG